The following are encoded together in the Coffea arabica cultivar ET-39 chromosome 1c, Coffea Arabica ET-39 HiFi, whole genome shotgun sequence genome:
- the LOC140005168 gene encoding uncharacterized protein, producing MTDILERLTDRQGFGPLNQLGGQHRGEDRALERFLKFNPPKFLGEPDPEIAENWLERMINIFTALDYTEDRRASKNAQPSKIGRGMGGIRTTGVSIGALSRGGRSGPAQARGVPSTGFAVTPQVTCGYCDKSNHSENDCWRKLRKCLYCGSVEHQLAVRQAEKAVMEAEEDYDHHPSDAKWVRLQEARARLRNNLTIEEGFWKQKARVKWAVEGDKNSKYFHDIVAEKRRKAIIHRIRKANGEWVDSEGQIGCEAVSFFQDLFTAEASVQPQDFLRVIPRLVSEQDNLMLTEAPTLHEVKEVIFSMDGVSAAGPDGFTGKFFTFAWEVVAADVYAGVVSFFCGAELPRGVAATSIVLIPKVQCPQDFSQFRPISLCNFINKIISKVLADRLARILPQIISPQQSGFVQGRLISDSFLLAQELVTDMKRGNRGGNVILKLDMMKAYDRVSWPFLLQVMRRFGFSETWIDMIWRLISNVWFSVIVNGLPQGFFKATRGLRQGDPISPALFVIGAEVLSRALNELPGRRNFNPFKVPVGCPAITHLAYADDVIVFTSGLKLSLQMVMGALEEYCAVSGQKVNHQKSCFLVHPRLQSQRRILIGQLTGFRQRNFPIKYLGCPLYVGRMKKEYYADIVHSVTSKILSWKHRTLSSGGRIVLIKSVLASMPIHLLAAAYPPKGVLRELEKIFANFLWGSSDWGPKFHWLSWVELCQPYNEGGIGIRRLNEIFDAFSVKLWWFFRQKRSLWAEFMWAKYCENLHPCLAEAGPRGSATWRRMRSVQRVADEHIAWIVREGMMDFWHDNWLGTGALCQKVDVFFEHRVQDFVDDQGWKARELRQVLEPGLMQRVLDMRPPDKNGCDSMVWSLTNTGKFTVSSAYAVIRQENNRSWLASYVWHKSLPFKISFFMLRLLSSKLPLQECLRRLGIQGPSRCCCCGSPQTEGLDHVFCTGDLAMQVWGYFETQAVDSSVCTTRHKVLRWWLRPSTNRFLRYIFRVVPSLICWELWRARNSSVFEGRGAGCEGVVQKVLQHLGDLFHGQFPGVRVSFLSWRECCDFLVRQQRQFAVVPVSWVAPGGGCKINSDGCSKGNPGLSGGGGVLRDEQGYTDLHIEADSLVLINMVQGIYACPWRLQQDMEELMTYRPHFCGISHCYREVNRPADTLANVGVELMRDCIFDSFAMLPKMARGNLRMDRLGLPSFRARLR from the exons atgactgacaTCCTAGAACGCTTAACTGATAGGCAAGGTTTTGGACCGCTTAACCAACTTGGGGGACAGCATAGAGGCGAGGATAGAGCTTTAGAGAGGTTCTTGAAGTTTAATCCGCCTAAGTTCCTTGGTGAACCTGACCCTGAAATAGCGGAGAACTGGCTGGAGAGGATGATTAACATATTCACCGCtctagactatactgaggataggcga GCTAGTAAGAACGCACAGCCTTCCAAAATAggaagaggaatgggaggaATAAGGACCACTGGAGTTTCTATAGGAGCTTTATccagaggaggtcgtagtggacCAGCTCAGGCTAGAGGAGTGCCTTCTACTGGTTTTGCTGTGACTCCTCAAGTTACATGTGGATACTGTGATAAATCCAATCACTCTGAAAATGACTGCTGGAGGAAGTTGAGGAAATGTTTGTATTGTGGGAGTGTTGAACACCAACTCGCAG TTCGACAGGCGGAGAAGGCGGTGATGGAGGCGGAGGAGGACTATGATCATCATCCGTCGGATGCCAAGTGGGTGCGACTCCAAGAGGCACGGGCCAGGTTGCGGAACAATCTTACTATTGAGGAGGGTTTTTGGAAGCAGAAGGCTAGGGTCAAGTGGGCTGTTGAGGGTGACAAGAATTCAAAGTACTTCCATGATATAGTAGCTGAGAAGCGAAGAAAGGCTATCATACACCGCATTCGAAAGGCAAACGGAGAATGGGTGGACTCTGAGGGTCAGATAGGGTGCGAAGCGGTATCATTCTTCCAGGATTTGTTCACCGCAGAGGCGAGTGTTCAACCACAGGACTTCCTGCGGGTAATTCCGAGATTGGTATCTGAGCAGGATAATCTGATGCTGACAGAGGCTCCGACGTTGCATGAGGTAAAGGAAGTTATTTTCTCAATGGATGGAGTGAGTGCAGCGGGGCCCGATGGATTCACAGGGAAGTTTTTCACCTTTGCTTGGGAGGTTGTTGCGGCAGATGTGTATGCAGGGGTGGTCAGTTTCTTCTGTGGTGCGGAATTGCCGAGAGGGGTTGCTGCTACTTCTATTGTGCTAATTCCGAAGGTGCAATGCCCACAGGATTTCTCACAGTTCCGACCGATCAGTCTttgtaattttataaataaaattatttccAAGGTTTTGGCTGATAGGCTTGCAAGGATTCTTCCACAAATTATCTCCCCACAACAAAGTGGATTTGTTCAGGGAAGGTTGATTTCGGATAGTTTTCTTCTCGCGCAAGAATTAGTTACAGATATGAAGAGAGGGAACCGTGGGGGTAATGTGATCCTCAAGCTGGATATGATGAAGGCATATGATCGAGTCTCATGGCCCTTCCTGCTGCAAGTTATGCGCCGATTTGGCTTCAGTGAGACCTGGATTGACATGATTTGGAGGTTAATCTCGAATGTCTGGTTCTCGGTAATTGTAAATGGACTTCCCCAAGGCTTTTTCAAAGCCACGCGCGGGTTGAGACAAGGAGACCCTATCTCTCCGGCTTTATTTGTGATTGGGGCTGAAGTGCTATCGAGGGCTTTGAACGAGCTACCAGGACGGAGGAATTTTAATCCATTTAAGGTTCCAGTGGGCTGTCCAGCCATAACCCATTTGGCTTATGCTGATGATGTGATAGTGTTTACTAGTGGTCTGAAGCTGTCACTACAGATGGTCATGGGGGCGTTGGAGGAATATTGTGCGGTTTCAGGGCAGAAGGTTAATCATCAGAAGAGCTGTTTCCTGGTTCATCCGAGGTTGCAATCCCAGCGTAGGATCTTGATTGGGCAACTAACAGGCTTCCGACAAAGGAATTTCCCAATTAAATACTTAGGTTGCCCTCTGTATGTGGGACGGATGAAGAAAGAGTATTATGCTGATATTGTTCACTCCGTTACCAGCAAAATTTTGTCCTGGAAGCACAGGACTTTATCTTCTGGAGGCAGGATTGTCCTTATAAAGAGCGTCCTTGCATCCATGCCGATTCATTTGCTAGCCGCGGCTTACCCACCTAAGGGAGTCTTAAGGGAGTTGGAGAAGATTTTTGCTAATTTCCTTTGGGGCTCATCGGATTGGGGTCCTAAGTTTCACTGGTTGTCTTGGGTCGAGCTTTGTCAGCCTTATAATGAAGGGGGGATTGGTATTAGGCGGCTCAATGAGATTTTCGATGCATTCTCAGTCAAACTATGGTGGTTTTTTAGACAGAAAAGGTCGTTATGGGCAGAGTTCATGTGGGCAAAATATTGCGAGAATCTCCATCCTTGTCTGGCTGAGGCGGGCCCGAGGGGCTCAGCTACGTGGCGGCGGATGCGATCGGTGCAACGGGTGGCTGACGAGCACATTGCATGGATTGTTAGAGAGGGGATGATGGACTTTTGGCATGATAATTGGTTGGGTACCGGGGCCTTGTGTCAGAAAGTAGATGTCTTTTTTGAGCATCGGGTGCAGGACTTCGTTGATGATCAGGGGTGGAAGGCACGGGAGCTCCGGCAAGTTCTAGAACCCGGTTTGATGCAGCGTGTTTTAGATATGCGGCCGCCTGACAAGAATGGCTGCGACTCGATGGTATGGTCTCTTACGAACACTGGTAAGTTTACTGTCTCGTCAGCTTACGCGGTTATACGACAGGAAAACAATCGGTCCTGGTTGGCCTCATATGTCTGGcataagagtcttccttttaaaatttccttcttcatgctcCGACTGTTATCTTCTAAGCTTCCTCTTCAAGAGTGTTTGCGGAGGCTTGGGATACAGGGTCCTTCCAGGTGCTGCTGCTGTGGGTCACCCCAAACAGAGGGGTTGGATCATGTATTCTGCACTGGTGACCTTGCCATGCAGGTATGGGGCTATTTTGAGACTCAGGCTGTTGATTCGTCAGTTTGCACGACTCGGCATAAGGTTCTGAGATGGTGGTTACGGCCTTCCACCAACCGGTTCTTGCGTTATATTTTTCGGGTTGTCCCGTCGTTGATTTGTTGGGAGTTATGGAGGGCAAGGAATAGCTCTGTTTTTGAAGGAAGGGGGGCAGGGTGTGAAGGAGTTGTGCAGAAGGTCCTCCAACATCTAGGGGATCTGTTTCATGGGCAATTCCCGGGTGTACGAGTGTCGTTTCTGTCCTGGAGAGAGTGTTGTGACTTCTTGGTCAGGCAACAGCGGCAATTTGCGGTTGTACCGGTGAGCTGGGTGGCTCCAGGTGGTGGGTGTAAGATTAATTCAGATGGGTGTTCGAAAGGAAATCCGGGCCtcagtggtggtggtggagtcTTACGAGATGAGCAAG GATACACGGACTTGCACATTGAAGCGGATtcgcttgttttgatcaatatggtgCAGGGGATTTATGCGTGCCCATGGAGGTTGCAACAGGATATGGAGGAATTGATGACCTACAGGCCCCACTTCTGTGGCATTTCGCACTGTTATAGGGAGGTGAATAGACCAGCGGATACGCTAGCAAATGTTGGGGTGGAGCTAATGAGAGACTGCATTTTTGATAGTTTTGCTATGTTGCCAAAAATGGCTAGGGGGAATCTTAGGATGGATAGGTTAGGCCTTCCGAGTTTTCGGGCTAGGCTTCGCTGA